TTAGAAACAAGGTTTCCTGGATAAAGAATCGGGTTTTGAGGGTACCTTGAGAAAACTATATTTGACTCCCAGATTTAACTATCCACTTGGAACAAACACATTTGACAACATGAAATAAACATAATTAAGAGAACCAAGCTAACTGCTTCATGTGAGCTTGTATGAAGAGAAGAAACAAAATGACTTACTGAGATTATTATGATCTTATCTTGTATGATATTTCTTTTGAAAAACAAATAACTTCATTTATCATGAAACAATTATTAGGGTGTTGGACCCTGAAGTTCAAAAACAGAAAAATGACTGAGATTATTGTGATCTATATGAAAGAAGAAACAAATATAGGAAATATTCCCCTCACCAGTCTCAGTGGTCCTTTAACTTTAGTAATTAGTATGAGTCTACTTTTGACTGAAATGGGAAATCCGACCTGTCGTCGTAAACTTGTGTATATCTGCGAAACAAGTATGAAACGTGTGGTTAAttttgattgtggaagagattaTCATTATATTATAATACATTTTGTTAATCACCAAAAAGATGTAATGTTGGGCATAAAACAAGCCCCGTAAACTCTCTATTAGCCTTATTACCTTAAGCTTAAGATCGATAATCAACGCGTGGAGACGAGCTCTCTTTTTTACCGAAAACTTTAAATAATTACTGATATGGATAGCCGTGCAGGACCCTCACAACCTTTGTCCTATTCCATTTGGTACCATATTCTTTTTACCTATAATCAGCAGGGCTTGGTGTTTGGGCACTTTGTTGAATGATGCTAGAGGGCAATGGGGTCTATAATAACAATTTAATCTCTTCCCGCGGTTATTTGTGAGGTGACAAACGTCTCAACTCTCATGTGAGCAATGCAATCCTATAATAACAATTTCATCTCTAAATTTCCACTACATACACAAAGATGAGTGTTAAGTTATCTGTCCCTAATGAAACATTTACTTCTATGTTTAATTACCGCACCTAAGATTTAATTACTTACTGGATCTACTATCTGTTGAGATGTCACATGTTAAGTGACCATGTCTGATTACTGATTCATGTGCTAGAAATTGAAtaaatatgcacaaaaatgtaatAGGGATTGTTACCGGTTAAATTAATTTGGTAATCTATGCATTTGCAATCCATCTAATTTTATTTCTCATTTGaaaatcaatgattgaaatgaatgaatgagagtcAACAAGAAGGTGCAAGGAAGTTACCCTAGACAAATTTATTGTTCTGGTGAAGCAAACAATTGCCTTGTGCCGTGGTCATCGATATCTAATCTCCCTCTATTAGCCTCAAGCTTAAACTCAAATAATTTGTACCGGAAAGATTTACCAGTGTCATCGATATCCAATCTCCCTCCATTAGCCTCAACTTAAACTCGATGATCAACCCCTGGAAATGAGCTCTTTTTACCGAAAACTTTAAATAATTACTGATAATGATAGCCGTGCGGGACCCACACAATCTTTGTACTCTTCCATTTGGTACTATTCTTTTTACCGATAATCAGCACCTTTCAGCAGGGGTTGGCGTAAGCTACATAAATAGCTAAGGTGCGTGGATGCCATGGCCCCTCCAATTCGTATTTGATTGTATGCATTTTCCACTGGCAATGGTGAAACTGTTTCACCTTTAAAAATtacctctttctttctttctttttcttggttttatttttcttgtactCTTGGCAAAGGACATCAGTGCATACATAAGAAGATAATCAAGGGCGCAGTTATATATACGAGCCACGAGGAACTATTGGCGTACGTGGGGCAGTTTCAACCTTCATGTACATGCTCTGTAATAACACAGATTGTAGTGGTGTAGGTTAACATCAAAATGCGGTGCAGGATCAGCTCACGTGCCATTCTCATGTTCTCATCACACTAGTAATTTGCATGTGTGTCTGTTGTCATTAGTTTAGACGTTTAAGCTAAACTATAAATGTTGTAATCACACGGTTTATGTGACTAACGTTCTTTCTTCTCAGCAATGGATTAacctcatgttttttttttttttttgacggggAAAGTTATGTGAGTGGTGGGAATTGAACCTTCATGTACATGCTCTGTAATAACACAGATTGTAGTGGTGTAGGTTAACATCCAGATGCGGTGCAGGATAAGCTTTAAACTCTTTTTTTCCCTCTCTTCAGTTCACGTGCCATTCTCATGTTCTTATCACACTAGTAATCTGCACGCGTGTCTGTTGTCATTAGTTTAGACGGTTAAGCTAAACTATATATGCTGTAATCACACGGTTTGTGTGACTGTAATGTTCTTTCTTCTCAGCAATGGATTAACCACATTTTGGTCCGTAAACACTCTGTTACTCTACTCTGCTCGTGTTGGGCTTGAGCTGCATACATGTTTTCATACTTCATACAAATTGTTACACATCAATCAAATCCTATATATTCTGTTTATCAATTGGAATTAATGAATTCGTCCGGTTCAGAAAATAAATCACtgattgataaaaataaaaaaaataaatagaaaatacaaatttgaggaaaaatattgatgaaggaaacaatatGTACAAGCTACCTGCTGATACCTACTAGGTTGAGTCATTGAAAGTACCAACGCGTGCTCGGTCTTTTAATTAACAACAAACAAAAGCTCTCCTTAGTCCTTAACAAGAAAGGAAATCGATGCATACAAAAATTATCAAACGCTTTACTGCTAATTTGATGGTTCCTGTACGTTGTAAAATTGTCATACAAGTTTCCCATCAAAtcattacgttaactcaaaatgtaATGGATTTCCGCCGCGTACAACAATTAGTCATAGATATCGAAAGAAGAATAAAGATGAGTGTTAAGTTAACTAGCGGTACCGTCTAAATTAATGAAACATTAACTTCTATGTTAAATTACTGCACTTAAGATTTAATTACCGACCTACTATCTGTTGAGATGTACGTACATGTTAAGGGACCATCTTGATTACTgaaatatgcacaaaaatgtaatTAGTTCTGTAATCTATCTAACCGCAATCCATCTATTTCTATATctcattttaaagataaaatccaAGAACTATAATGGATATAGATAAGATAAAAAGGGAAACAATTTTTGACTGCCAGATTTAAGAACATCAAatcagaggaaaaaaaaagaggacCAAGCTGAGCTTCAAGTGAGCAATTATGCATGGATAGGTCGAAGGCTTTCAAAAATTGTCACCTAACGCATGTAGTATGTGCTAATCAAGATTATGTGCCTCATTAATTCTTTGTGGCCGTACCTGTTAAGAAATATATTATGTCAAGTCAAGTCTATTGTCCAGTCAGTTTGACTTGACTACTAGTCAAGGCCTTGGACTTAAAGTCCTGTAATAATTAGTGTATTAAATCTGTCCGAGATAGCAGTCTTGGTTTGTAATTTTTGATAATAACAATACAATTTTCTTCTGCTTATTTTCTCTGATATTTTCATGGTATCAGATAGGTTTAGATCCAAAACCGAACTTCAAAATTTATAACACAACAATCATCAACCACAACAGCTCAATACCTTTCTAATAATTTTTACAGCTGATTTCTTGAATCTAAATTTGTTTTAGATTCAATTGGTATTCACATCGGAAACAACCTTTATTCAATATCTTTTTAATCAAGATCCACTGAGCCTTGATTCTGGTGTTATCATTCTTGGGTATACAATTTATGGTTTGTCAAAGcaatcatttgaatcaaaatcttGAAGTAACTCCTACAACAAtatcttccattgcacaatcatcAGATGGTAATTCATCAACTTTTACTCTTCCTTTCACCAACATTACAAATTTTGTTTCATTGAAGTTAGATAATACAAATTTTATACTATGGCGTGACCAATTTGAGTCAATTTTAATTACAACTGATCTCTATGGTCATGTTAATGGTGAAATTCAAGCACCAGAGGAAAGGGTTATGATTAATGGAATTCTAGGCTTAAATCCAAGATGGGTTCATTGGAGAAAAATGGATAGGTTTGTAGTGAGTTGTCTAAAAGCTACGTTTACCCCTGCGGTTTCTGGTGATGCTCTTAGTCTTACGACAGCAAGAGAAATATGGGAGTATCTTGAGTCTTGCTTCAAGACTCAATATAAAGCACGTAAGAATATGTTGAGAGCACAGTTGTTTGGAATTAAGAAAGGAAATTTACATATCTTGGTGTATTTACAGAAAATTAAGACAATTGCAGGTTCCTTGGCTGCCGTTGGTGAAAAATTTAATGAAACTGATTTAATAATGCATGTGTTGAATGGTTTGGGAAGGGAGTATGACAATTTTGTTGTCTCAGTTCAGAATAGAGATTATCCATATTCTTTTGGTGAATTGAAGGCTAGATTACTAACACATGAACAATGGTTATCTGATCAAGATAAAGATGTTATGTCAGGATTTAACTCTCAAAATAGTTCAGGTCTTTATGCTAAGAGTGGAAATTCTAGTTCAAAAAATTTTTATCAACCACCTAATAATGGATATAAGAAAAAGAATGGTTCACAGTATCCTTATGGTAGAGGAAATGGAAATAGAAATGGACAGTATGGGAATACTTCTTTTGGTtcacaaaataataatgataCAAGGAGTGGCTCTGCATCTACTGGTGATTCTAGAAGAATTGATTTATCTCAAGTTGACTGTTAAATTTGCAGAAAGAAGGGTCAATATGCTAGTAGGTGTCATTTTAGGTATTATCCTCCACCAAGTTCTGGTTTTGTTGGTGTTTCTGAAGCTCAACAAGCAGATAATGAAGCTTCTACTTTTACTGCTCCTCAAGCTTTGCTAGCCAGCATACAAATTCTATTCACATTAATGATGATCCATCAAGTTTACCATTGTGGCTGTCAGATTCTGGAGCATCAGCTCAAATGACTGGAGATTCATCTTCATTACAGAATACTTATACTTACAAAGGCAAAAATGCAGTCAGAATTGGAAATGGTAAGTCCTTGTCCATTGCTTTAACTGGAAATTCTAGTTTACATACTCCACATGCTAGTTTTCAGCTGAAAAATATACTTCATGTACCTAATATGCAACACAACTTGTTGTCAGTTGGATAATTTACTTCTGAGAACAACTGTTATTTCAGATTGGATCCTTCAGGTTATGAGATTAGAGACTTGTACATTGATGCACTTTTGTCTAAGGGTAGAATAGTTAATAATCTTTATCATATTTCTTCCTCTGATTTACATCATGCTTTGTCTGCTATTCATGCTTCTTCTGAAATTTGGCATAATAGATTAGGTCACCCTTCAACAAAGGTTTTAAGTGAATTACATTCTTCTAAACATATAGTTATTCAGTCTTCCAAGTTATCTCATTGATTGTGTCATTCTTGTGAGATTGCTAAAAGCAAAATATTACCTTTTCAATTATCACCTTCTCATGCTCTTACTCCTTTGTCTCTTGTTCACTGTGATGAATGGGGTCCATCTCCAATTTCCTCTTTACAAGGCTATAAATATTATATATTTTTCATAGATGATTTCAGtagatttcattggatttatccaatggagTTAAAAACTGATGTTTTAAAATGCTTCATTCATTTCAAAAATTTCACTGAAAATttgttttccacaaaaatacaATCTTTTCAAATGGTATATATTTGAGAATCTCTTGTCCGAAAACCCCTGAACAGAATGGCCTAGCAGAAACAAAGCATTGGAACATAACTGAGATGGGAAATACCTTACTATTCAATGCATCTTGTCCTAAGTCTTTTTGGTATGATGCTTTATTAACTGCCACTTATCTTATAAACAGAACTCCAACTCCTATTTTACAAAAGTACTTCATAATACTTTacctgattatagatttttgagAGTTTTTGGCACAATTTGCTATCCTTTTCTTGGTCATTCAAAACCAGATAAACTATCTCAACAATCTGTAAAATGTGTTTTTATAGGATACAGTCCCATGCGTAAGGGCTACAAATGTTACGATCCTGTATCTAGGAAAGTTCATATTTCAAGAAATGTTGTATTTTCAGAACATGAATTCTTTTACTCAAAGGAATCTATTAATTCTAGTCCTTCTACATTGTCTTCTACTGATAATACTGATACTTCTTTATCTCCTATTCTCTCTAATTTACCTACAAATTCTCCATCTACTACTCCTTCCGGTACAATTGTGACAAGGTCTATGAGTGGTATTGTCAAACCCACAGTCTTTCCAGATCATGTTATGCGTTGTAATATAAAACATCCTATTCCTGttgctttttcttctttgttagaTATTCCTCCTGAGCCAAAAACTTTTAAAAGTGCAATAAAGAATCCTAAGTGGCAGGTCTCAATGAAGGAAGAACATACAACCTTAAAGGAGAATGATACTTGGGATTTAGTTAAACCTGAGTCTTACATGAATATTTTACGATGTAAAtgggtgtataaaattaagctTAAGCCAGATGGTACAGTGGATAGGTTCAAATCAAGACTAGTTGCACTAGGATATAATCAACAAGATGGTGTTGATTACAGTGAAACCTTTAGTCATGTAGTTAAATTCAATACAGTAAGAATTGTTTTGGTATTAGCTGTTACAAATAATTGGAAAATACAGCAAGTAGATGTATCTAATGCATTTTTGCATGGATACTTAAATGAAGATGTTTATATGGTTCAGCCACTAGGTTTTGTGGATCCATAGTTTCCTAATCATGTGTGTCAACTCCAGAAGAGCTTGTATGGACTTAAACaggcacctagagcctggtttgagaggTTTAGCAATTTTTTACTTCAATATGGCTTCATCAGATCAGTATGTGATTATTCAATGTTCATTTATGTTTCTTCCTCTGAAATGATGATTCTGcttttgtatgtggatgatattatacTTACTGGGAATTCTGATGTTCTTCTGGAAAAGTTAGTTCAAGCTTTAAGTAAAGAGTTTGCAATGAAGCAGTCAGGAAATTTGAGCTATTTCTTGGGTATTGAAGCTCAAATAAATGAAGATTCTTTAACTTTAACACAAAAGAAATATACTCTGGAACTTATTACAAAAGCtaatatgcttgagtgtaaacctTGTGACACTCCTGTTGTTAAAGAATCTAGAGCATCTATACATGATGGTGTTTTGTTAGAGAATCCAGCAGAATACAAAACATTAGTTGGCAGTTTACAAAATTTGACAATGACTAGGCTAGATATTTCCTTTGGAGTTAACTATGTGTCTCAATTCATGCATGCTCCAACTGACATCCATTTTTTTTTTAGTCAAAAGAATTTTAAGGTATCTAAAGGGCACTATTGGCCTTGGTATTACTCTCAGAAAAGGTGATATTTCTTCTGTGAAGGcttatactgattctgattgggctgggTGTCCAGATACAAGGAGGTCAACATCTGGTTATGCAGTTTTTATGGGTAGTTCTTTGATTTGTTGGTCTAGCAAGAAGCAACCAactgtttccatgtcttcttctgaGGCAGAGTATAAATGTCTATCTGTGACTGCTTCTGAGTTAGAATGGTTGTCAAATGTTTTTAAGGAATTGCATATTTCAGTTAATCTGCCAATGCATGTGTTTTGTGACAATACATCTGCAATTTGTTTAGCTTTTAATCTTGTGTTTCATGCCAGGGCAAAAAAAATAGAAGTTCAGTATCATTTGGTCAGAGATCTGGTACTCAAAGGATTTATCAAGGTTCATCATGTTTCTTCAGAAAACCATATTGCTGATTTGTTCACTAAAGGCCTGTGTTCACCTATTTTTATTTCATTGCTTCATCATCTTTTGGGAGATACTTCCAATGATGCTGTAGAAGATCTTGAGTGTCAACATTATTCATGTCTTGCCTGTGAAGAAGAACTCTCTGCTGACAATAACTCTGCTTTATTCTCTGGTTTAGCTTTTCAGTAACTCTTGTAACTGGTCTTGACTTgggttttattttctttctttgtcAAGTTTCTACAAGGGCTGCATGTATCAACTTGAGGGGGGATGTTAAGAAATATATTATGTCAAGTCAAGTCTATTGTCAAGTCCGTTTGACTTGACTACTAGTCAAGGTCTTGGTCTTAAAGTCCTGTAATAATTAGTGTATTAAAGCTATCTCTGAGACAACAGTCTTGGTTTGTAACTTTGGATAATAACAATAcaatcttcttctgcttattttctctgatttttaTCAGTACCTCTGGTCTGGTAGGCTTGTTAGTTGTTACGCTTGTACCTTCTCTTCTCTCTTTTTTATTAAATCCTTTCTCTCGTTaccaaaaaaagaagagaagaaaatatatcatcatacaATCGGAGTAAGAAATGTAACCACAACTATGCTATATAAGCTAGCTAATCGGGTTAAATTGTTCTTTTCCTACCACTATCTGTAAGCCAAATGTTTTATTGGAGAGTGTGGTGGAGGTGGTAAAGATTAAGATCTAGGCTGTCTCTTTAAATTTTGTATATGGCACACaggaaaaaatcaaaccaaattaaGTTTCGCAGAATGTGGCTTAAAAAACTGCATCAAATGGGGCTGGCTGAGCAAACTTTAAAATTATTTGTCCCTATAAATAAGAAAAGGTTCAGGTCATATTCTTCTTGGCAAATGCAGATGCAGTATCAGCAACATGTTGCTTACTGTTTCCAGGGAGCATATACGTCCGTGATTTCCTTTAGCAACATTCAAGCATATATAGACATATATATTAGAGTAGATTCACATAAGAATGAATTTAGATTCTTATTATAAAGCATTCAAATGGTTAAATATTAATGACTGCAACTCAACAAGATTGAATATTAATGACTTCATGTACATAATTATGAGGTCTCCTAACATTGGTAAATAAAATAACTAGCATTGAATCAGATTGGTATGTTAATAAATGAATGAATGTCAACAACAAGGTCATCAAAAATACAGACCACAAATTGGACCAACTAACAAGAAGGTGCAGGAAAGTTACCCTAGAAAAAATTATTGTTCTGGTGAGGCAAACAATTTCCATGTGGTATTGTGAAATAAAAACTTTGGCATATATATATACATGCCAACCCAATTGTTCACCATTGGAATGTTGATCTTTTGTCTGTAATTGTAAAAGGACAGTCCCTCTTATCTTGTATGACATTTTCTCTTTAATGTCatcttttcttttcaaaattagGAAAGTTATTAAACTATAGTATATTTAATTTATACCGGAAAGATTTAGGGTCGAAAACACAATAAGTCTGAAACAAACAAAAACCGTTACATTTTGGGTATGTAGTTTGAGAAATTTCTTATTTAGTCCAgtaaacccgacccgggttactAGCTAGTCCAGCGGGATAACACATTTAGCAGTTGGTCCAATAAAGTTTAAACATACCTAAAATTACCTATCTACCCATAGACGCGTTAATACTCATCTttcttttcagtttcattttcgattctctctcttctttcttcaGTTACAGAATcgattcaatatcttcttcaccAATCGCTTatatcttttctttcttctcaatCAAACTCATCTGAAATCGATTTCGAAAATCATGAATTACAGaaatcatcagttcctgacctaatcaatAACAGaaatcatcagttcctgacctaattttcattcattcaattgaagagaaaaaaatggTTAGAACCATCAAGCggacaattacagaagaaattgtagaagaaacccaagtaaaaagaagaagaaaaattgttgatgattcaccaacagaaaCCTCCCCTGCTGCTAAATCTCCGACAACAAGGAGTATGATTAAAGTTGGTAATTCGTCACCAACAAATGTTCCTCAGTGAGAAGGTaagcaaaaatcagaagaaagtaaagactaattttgtacttcatattgacatgcaatacttcaaaaccctaaaataagaACCGCTGCATAGTGATATGTAGTGCTGATGAAAAACTGTTGATAAATAACTGTTGATGTGTAAAATAAGAACcgctacatactgatatgtagcaTTGTTGATAAATAATTGTTGATATGTGGTGTTGCTCAACTAATATCCTACATATGTTCTCTATTAACTAATAAAATTGTgtactacatatcagtatgttgTAAAATAAGTAGAGTTTAGAATAAGTAGTGTTGTAGAATAAGTAGTGTTTAGAATAAGTAGTGTTTTAACTACATATTAGCATGCGCTCTGTTTTGATTTATGAATATGTAATGATACATTGTTGTGTTTGtttacgagggggcgctgccccctcgacccccgtaaatGGTGATACATATGAAATTGTTTAGAATAAGTAGTGTGTTTAGTGTTAAAACACTACATATTATGAGTAGTGTTTTTAATGTATCCTGATTTCTTtgattacatattgatatgttttcatctgttgtgtatgtaatttgacacaacatattgatatgcagCGTGATATTCATATGTAGTGTTTGTAGATTTGCATGTGGATACCACTACGTATTAATATGTAGGATATTTGATATTGTTggacactacatatcaatatgtggtGATAtttattttgatgttgtttttggTTTACTACCGcaaaaaccaaaagaaagaaagcaaCAGCTACTCCTaaagcaaaaagcaaaagaaaagcagcagcggcaactactaaagcaaaaggaaaaaaagcgacaaaggctgctactccttcaccgcAAGCAAGGGGGaacaaagcacttgtcctgagagttgctactccttcaccaaaagaAAAGGGGAAAGCAAAAAGGAGGGGAGCAAATGTACCCCTGAAAGAAGGTATGTAGTGTTTTGATACAGTAAAAAGTGTTTGTAGtgttaaaaccaaattatgaAATATGAAATATGTGATTTTACTGTATCAAAGAAGATACATATGCCATACGtactattacatatcaatatgtagaggtagatacttCTATTCTTGTAGTgctatctaccattacatattggtATGTACTTATAATAATACATAGTGGTATCtactattacatatcaatatgtagaggtagatacttatattcttgtagtggtatctaccactacatattgatatgtactgctaATAATATGTATTGTTAATAATATGTAGCTTCAAGtacttggtagatattacaactacatattgatgataTAACTACATGTTAATATggtatattgatatgtactgtaatagttttagattcttgttattgtgtaggtggTAATAAGCGTAAGAAATGAGCTGGAAAACCATGAAGTTTATACACAAAAGAGGAAGAAAAAGCTTAAATTGCGCCGCAAGAATTTCCTGAAACTGAATAAgtcaccattctataatgactTGAAGGATGATTAAAAGACTATCCTTTCCAAATTCTTCGATAATGCACACTTGATTAGGTGAATTTTTAATTTGCATTATTATTTGGAAGATACTGATATTACATGTTGTTGATAACCATTACatataccatacaatcatataccactacatactgataaaTGATTATAGGTGATATAattatgttttatgcaatatagatattacatgttgttgatacgaggggcgctgccccctcgacccccgtagaTGGTGAatcatatcagtatgtagtggaaAGACGGTTACACTACAATCAGTATTGTAGTATtatatatcagtatgtagtggaagATGGTTACACTACAATCAACACTTAACTGATTGTATGGCTATCAATACACcaatacatatcagtatgtagtgggaGATGGTTCCACTAATAAGGGTAAATGACATGTAATATAAGTACTAGGAAGATGCTTACTGTACAATGAGAAGATATCATTATGCTTGggaacatatcaatatgttctGTTACAcaagaatactaacctttacaTCGTTATCTTTCCAGCTCAATTGCTTGGAAAAcgggagaaggtggtctttgcGTTAGTGCATCTACAGTTGAAGACTTGGTACATAACGATTCTTTAGAccaagatcttctcaactacaGACAATACAAGTTTAATGAGAAGCTTCTGGAAGAGCAGCCGATATGCGAAATAGACAGAAAATACTTACCTGTCTTGCATCTGGATTCGTCCGCTTGGGTACGTTGTTATCTTACAGTGCATATCTATATTGATTTTTATGTAGGAATAGGTTCACTAAGTAGTGTTGTAGAATAAGTAGTGTTTGGAATATGTAGAGTTTAGAATAAGTAGTGTTGTAGAATAAGTAGTGTTTAGAATAAGTACTGTTTTAACTACATATTAGCATGCGCTCTGTTTTGATTTATGAATATGTAGTGATACATTGTTGTGTTTGTTTACGAGGGGGCGcttccccctcgacccccgtaaatGGTGATACATATGAAATTGTTTAGAATAAGTAGTGTGTTTAGTGTTAAAACACTACATGTTTATATTGATTTTTATGTAGGAATAGGTTCACTAcatatctatattgcataaaacataatTAGATATAACTATTCAACTAaatccatgttttcagtacaatgtcgagttcccggataaGCTGAAAGGAGGAGCAGAAGAATCTGTTTACAATCCAATATTGTCTATGGATAAcagtatcaagaagattcttaTACCAATGTTCCATAACAATCTCCATTGGACactacttgagtatgactgcgaaaaaatggtgttcaaccactacaattctttTAAGGCTAAATGGGGAGGAATATGTTATCCAAACGCTATaaaaatggcagattacatgttCAAACCTATCAACATGTACTTGGTGGAGAAGAATAAAGAGACATTAAAGAATGTAGTAGTcaatgaatgtgaagcacctcaacaaggtAAATCACCAGACTGCATGCTATTTGTGATGTATATGAAGATGAAGTCGAAAAGCAAATATGTTGGAGTACCTTTGGGAGATGATGATCAGGTGCAAATGAAGGTTCGCAACAAAAGGGTCACtttagcatgcaaattgctgacAGCATCTCCACCATAAATGAGTTTAGGGACTGACACAAATATAGTCATAattgctaaaagtaatctgacagtaccTATTTTACTTTTATTCTTGATtacatttcatgagttcaagaatgttcaaaacacATATCTTAAAAATATAACTTTTCCTTTTTTAACTGATTTTTAATTTGTACTTGGGTTAAGTTTAATGTAGTGATATTCCAATTGTGTTACTTTGTTGTGTAGTCTAACTTATTAGTGATTTTGATACGATGGGGAATCAGCTGGGAAACCATAAGCTGAAAACTAATCTTATGGAATTGTTCAAATTTTCTTTAAGTGATGCGAATGTCAGTATGTAGTGGTACTGATATCAGTATGGTTACACCACAACCAGTACATATTAGTAAGTACTGATATcagtatggttacactacaaaaatcactacatactaatatgatattttacactacaaatcactacatactgatatttAGTATcagtatggttacactacaaatcactacatactgatatataGTATcagtatggttacactacaaatcactacatactAAAGATGCTTACgctacaatactgacatgtaatatCAAAATGTAATACTACACTACTGGT
Above is a genomic segment from Papaver somniferum cultivar HN1 chromosome 10, ASM357369v1, whole genome shotgun sequence containing:
- the LOC113316773 gene encoding uncharacterized protein LOC113316773, translated to MILLLYVDDIILTGNSDVLLEKLVQALSKEFAMKQSGNLSYFLGIEAQINEDSLTLTQKKYTLELITKANMLECKPCDTPVVKESRASIHDGVLLENPAEYKTLVGIKRILRYLKGTIGLGITLRKGDISSVKAYTDSDWAGCPDTRRSTSGYAVFMGSSLICWSSKKQPTVSMSSSEAEYKCLSVTASELEWLSNVFKELHISVNLPMHVFCDNTSAICLAFNLVFHARAKKIEVQYHLVRDLVLKGFIKVHHVSSENHIADLFTKGLCSPIFISLLHHLLGDTSNDAVEDLECQHYSCLACEEELSADNNSALFSGLAFQ